A part of Bacteroidota bacterium genomic DNA contains:
- a CDS encoding recombinase family protein, with the protein MRKAAIMARVSSDEQAQGYSLDSQMEQLKKFCEQRNIEIVYEFLEDHSAKTFERPAFQKFLQRAKSNRGFVDCLLFISWDRFSRNTTDAYVMIRTLKGLGIEAQASSQPIDFSIPESKFLLAYYLTFPEVDNDRRSIKIKDGIRAAWKAGRWTSTAPKGYLNSRDEYKKPLLIPNPKLAPAVLKMFELASTGMPQYRIRYEIKEMGLKYSRNGIAIALRNPIYMGKIFIPPDESNPVALMVDAVHEAIVEPELFYKVQDVINRKNNRRITPKNTKIRPEFPLRGLLICNKCGGLMTASASTGKMKKKFFYYHCNSCYQQRFPAHIVNDELDKIKKLLSFKNHPSTVYKLFLNSFLSDTNKQSQFEINKAEKELEIVSKRLENLQLLFVDGSISADEYSKLKLKFNSEMEELKSVAYGSRNTSRELSEGIRESINLFANFGKTLESMELEDRYQIWSSIFPEKMKFDGKNCRTHKINEAVALLISIDGGSRGNEKRDKLKKLSLSLQVDPQGFEPWSK; encoded by the coding sequence ATGAGAAAAGCGGCGATAATGGCAAGGGTGTCTTCTGATGAACAGGCACAAGGTTATTCTTTAGATAGCCAGATGGAACAGTTAAAGAAATTTTGCGAGCAGAGAAATATAGAAATTGTTTATGAATTTCTCGAAGATCATAGTGCAAAAACATTTGAACGACCAGCATTCCAAAAATTTCTTCAACGTGCAAAAAGTAATCGTGGATTTGTAGACTGTCTGCTTTTTATTTCATGGGACAGGTTTTCGCGTAACACCACAGATGCTTATGTAATGATTCGTACTTTAAAAGGTTTAGGTATCGAAGCGCAAGCTTCGTCACAACCAATAGACTTTAGTATTCCTGAAAGTAAATTCTTATTGGCGTATTATCTTACATTCCCGGAGGTAGATAATGACAGAAGAAGTATAAAAATCAAAGATGGAATTCGAGCCGCATGGAAAGCAGGAAGATGGACAAGTACAGCCCCGAAAGGATATTTGAATAGTAGGGACGAATACAAAAAGCCTTTGCTTATACCTAATCCTAAGTTAGCACCTGCGGTGTTAAAGATGTTTGAATTGGCATCAACGGGAATGCCTCAATACAGAATCCGATATGAAATAAAGGAGATGGGATTAAAGTATAGTAGAAATGGCATCGCAATCGCTCTTAGAAATCCCATATACATGGGAAAGATATTTATTCCACCAGATGAAAGCAATCCGGTTGCTTTAATGGTTGATGCAGTTCACGAAGCAATAGTTGAGCCTGAACTATTCTACAAAGTACAAGATGTTATTAATCGAAAAAATAATAGACGAATTACTCCTAAGAATACTAAAATTCGACCTGAATTTCCTTTACGTGGTTTATTAATTTGCAATAAGTGTGGTGGTTTAATGACTGCTAGTGCAAGTACCGGGAAGATGAAGAAAAAGTTCTTTTACTATCATTGTAATTCATGTTACCAACAGAGATTTCCAGCTCATATTGTGAACGACGAACTTGATAAAATTAAAAAACTGTTAAGTTTTAAAAACCATCCCTCAACAGTGTATAAGCTTTTTTTGAACTCATTTCTAAGTGATACGAACAAACAATCGCAATTTGAAATTAATAAGGCTGAAAAAGAGCTTGAGATAGTTAGCAAACGTTTGGAAAATTTGCAATTATTATTTGTTGACGGCAGCATTTCAGCCGATGAATATTCAAAACTGAAATTAAAATTCAACTCTGAGATGGAAGAATTAAAGAGCGTTGCATATGGGAGCCGGAATACATCGAGAGAATTATCAGAAGGAATAAGAGAGTCTATTAATTTATTCGCAAATTTCGGGAAGACCCTAGAATCAATGGAACTAGAGGATCGATATCAAATATGGAGTTCGATATTTCCAGAAAAAATGAAATTTGACGGAAAAAATTGTCGAACTCACAAAATAAATGAAGCTGTAGCTCTACTTATCAGTATTGACGGGGGTTCCAGAGGAAATGAAAAAAGGGACAAACTCAAAAAATTAAGTTTGTCCCTTCAGGTGGACCCGCAGGGATTCGAACCCTGGTCCAAATAA
- a CDS encoding MerR family transcriptional regulator, producing MINKSINIRDVASFLLGKSDHVRPYTLLDCRVSKRDMVYWQERGVLIKDNTPNKTRRFNFKELVWIRLVSKLRKLTVSFEAIADIKEELFQQTKLSDYLMHPDADKYVEAAIQNLDEDQYVKQEIRNNYKTSEHVNKISITNFDIMLSKILHEKGNVTLLLAIQDSVNGEIQRRDGDQWMTIFIPDIIEELTKIDGYNQIFLHDYIAISLNDLLKDVIVSIDPGKIPDRFFQLTNEEKQILQFIRGGKYKSIAIRFNDDKKPYLAELTEIKKLKNEARIFELIYKGAYQNIEIGTQEGMIYSCTSTRKIKL from the coding sequence ATGATTAACAAATCTATAAATATAAGAGATGTGGCGAGCTTTCTGCTTGGAAAGAGTGATCACGTTCGTCCTTATACACTATTGGACTGTAGAGTATCAAAGCGTGACATGGTATATTGGCAAGAGCGCGGCGTATTAATAAAAGACAATACTCCAAACAAAACTCGACGGTTCAATTTCAAAGAACTAGTGTGGATTCGACTAGTATCTAAACTAAGAAAGCTAACGGTAAGTTTTGAGGCAATCGCAGATATCAAAGAAGAACTTTTTCAGCAAACCAAACTCTCTGATTATTTAATGCATCCTGATGCTGATAAATATGTTGAAGCAGCTATTCAAAATTTAGATGAAGATCAATATGTGAAGCAAGAAATTAGAAATAATTATAAAACTTCTGAGCATGTAAATAAAATAAGCATAACAAATTTTGACATTATGCTATCCAAAATTCTTCATGAAAAAGGAAACGTAACATTATTACTTGCGATTCAAGATTCCGTGAATGGAGAAATTCAGCGAAGAGATGGTGATCAGTGGATGACAATTTTTATTCCTGATATTATTGAAGAATTAACTAAAATCGATGGCTATAATCAGATCTTTCTTCATGACTATATCGCCATCTCTCTAAATGATCTTCTGAAAGATGTAATTGTTTCAATTGATCCCGGTAAAATACCAGATAGGTTTTTTCAATTGACAAATGAGGAAAAGCAAATTCTTCAATTCATTCGTGGAGGCAAATACAAATCAATTGCCATTCGCTTCAACGACGATAAAAAACCATACTTAGCTGAGCTGACCGAAATTAAAAAATTAAAAAATGAGGCGCGCATATTTGAGCTAATATATAAAGGTGCTTATCAAAATATTGAAATCGGAACTCAGGAAGGTATGATATACTCCTGTACAAGTACAAGAAAAATAAAACTTTAA